A genomic segment from Danio aesculapii chromosome 17, fDanAes4.1, whole genome shotgun sequence encodes:
- the scaf8 gene encoding SR-related and CTD-associated factor 8 yields MEAVKAFNGELYSLNEYKPPISKAKMTQITKSAIKTIKFYKHVVQSVEKFIQKCKPEYKVPGLYVIDSIVRQSRHQFGQEKDVFAPRFSKNIIGTFQNLYRCPTDDKSKIVRVLNLWQKNNVFKSDIIQPLLDMAAGLPPPSVTPISASSALPVNSTTPGTPATPATPANIVQSLPDWASQISNTDTVAAVAQILQSPQGQQLQQLVQSLQMQQQKPQPSLLQALDAGLVVQLQALTAQLTAAATANKLNPLEQRVSSFNKKLLGQFDFGNESEHSEDSKKDSSSSQIPVLSESINSSIFHQLAEHLQQQNLEQFQKQLMEHQQHQQKSMGMESQDSIYGTENSAPSGQSSAPPQHQNQESKMDDSMDNQQQDMDIDEGQDMVNEELFETDEKKTSSTRSRTRSRSRSRSPKRRRSRSRSGSRKRKHRKRSRSRSRDRKRKSSRSYSSERRAREREKDRQKKGLPPIRSRVLSVCSTTLWVGQVDKKATQQDLTNLFEEFGQIESINMIPPRGCAYICMVHRQDAYRALQKLSTGSYKIGSKVIKIAWALNKGVKQEYKQFWDVDLGVTYIPWEKVKLDDLDDFAEGGMIDQETVNNDWESQRNTEPAKETPSQAVKAEASTASSTASEAFTQPVAMMPMQIPVPQAVPAVGLVPPSFPVTMAMPPPGFGPPPPFLRAGFNASQPPPGFMATPGVGPSAVGAVTSLASAQNSLVQPAMPSTQDSSKDSPFGAMMPPTGTIPGSFIPSAMPGAQVFNPVGAQHQQSSTDKTPQSADAMEASSEITLQGMQNAVRSGMGLLGMHPSASLTHPLAGQRMTGLLPLELRPNLLQGPGGRFPLLMQPGLAHQTNNVLDASLQAQARLRAPFSQMEQFNRTEGTFMRAPNPSPAVNDSLIKPNNEVPPRSDVVTQQEGDQDYRFPPPEKQSTGLLKTPPLEMRTEPAPARPPLLERPPRAVLQPEGREGRRENMSGGFRAESRWGPPRGDFDERDMRGGMSGGSAKGFQEERSNNNFQNRFEGRSGGSSGPAWNRGTGSSFNANMHQDYDDRRRPWERQKDRDDRDVDFRGEINGNRHSRERDRDRERERDRNRERERGRDRNRERERERERENEKDKERDRWTPLSTQSQPQLLLPQAKPQPLLPLPTPLLPRPPAQEPVQMNSQSPPVPQPDPQPQVTEPAAEPQAEIKPEPQSLSPPEEMASSQEDVAASCVNGMETDSKPQSEHASQTATEPSRSPSPSLTSTPACFENEPPERENPPEMSVSASVDTDTEKTGPKVNAETEPELEKSDTEET; encoded by the exons TTCTACAAACATGTTGTCCAAAGTGTGGAGAAATTCATTCAAAAG TGCAAACCCGAGTACAAAGTCCCTGGTCTGTATGTCATCGACTCCATTGTACGGCAGTCCCGTCACCAGTTTGGTCAAGAGAAAGATGTTTTTGCTCCACGCTTCAGTAAGAACATCATTGGCACGTTCCAAAATCTCTACCGCTGCCCGACAGACGACAAG AGCAAGATTGTCAGAGTGCTCAACTTATGGCAGAAAAACAACGTCTTTAAGAGCGACATCATTCAGCCTCTACTGGATATGGCAGCAGGTCTTCCACCGCCCAGCGTTACGCCCATCTCTGCCAGTAGTGCCCTACCTGTCAACAGCACTACTCCTG GAACTCCTGCAACTCCAGCCACCCCTGCCAATATAGTGCAGAGTCTTCCAGATTGGGCATCTCAGATCTCCAACACAGACACTGTGGCTGCAGTTGCCCAGATCTTGCAGAGTCCTCAGGGCCAGCAG TTGCAGCAGCTGGTTCAGAGCTTGCAGATGCAGCAGCAGAAGCCTCAGCCCTCTCTGCTGCAGGCGCTGGATGCTGGTTTGGTGGTGCAGCTTCAGGCTTTGACTGCACAACTCACTGCAGCTGCAACAGCCAACAAGCTCAACCCACTGGAACAGAGAGTTTCCTCCTTCAACAAG AAGCTGCTGGGTCAGTTTGATTTCGGGAATGAGTCTGAACACAGCGAGGATTCAAAGAAAGATTCCTCATCCTCTCAGAT ACCTGTGCTGTCAGAGTCCATCAACAGCTCAATATTTCATCAGCTGGCTGAGCATCTTCAGCAGCAAAATCTCGAACAGTTTCAGAAACAGCTAATGGAGCACCAGCAGCATCAACAGAAG TCCATGGGCATGGAGAGCCAGGACTCCATTTATGGCACTGAAAATTCTGCCCCTTCTGGCCAGAGCAGCGCCCCGCCACAGCACCAAAATCAAGAATCAAAAATGGATGATTCCATGGACAACCAACAACAG GACATGGATATCGATGAGGGACAGGATATGGTTAATGAGGAGCTCTTTGAGACAGATGAGAAGAAAACCAGCAGCACCCGTTCAAGGACGCGCTCAAGATCTCGCTCCAG GTCACCTAAGAGGAGGAGGTCGAGATCTCGCTCTGGGTCTCGGAAGCGGAAACACAGAAAGCGATCAAGGTCTCGGTCAAGGGACCGAAAGAGGAAGTCTTCCCGTTCTTATTCCAGTGAACGAAGAGCacgggagagagagaaagatcgTCAGAAAAAAGGGCTTCCTCCAATCCGCTCGAGAGTTCTCAGTG TTTGCAGCACTACTTTATGGGTTGGTCAAGTGGACAAGAAAGCCACGCAACAGGATCTCACAAACCTCTTCGAAGAGTTTGGCCAGATTGAATCTATCAAT ATGATTCCTCCCAGAGGCTGTGCTTACATCTGTATGGTCCATCGTCAGGACGCATATCGGGCTCTTCAGAAGCTGAGCACTGGCTCTTACAAAATTGGTTCAAAGGTCATCAAA ATTGCTTGGGCCCTGAATAAAGGAGTCAAACAGGAGTACAAGCAGTTCTGGGATGTGGACCTCGGGGTCACTTATATCCCATGGGAGAAGGTGAAACTGGATGACCTGGATGACTTTGCTGAGGGAGGCATGATTGATCAGGAGACGGTCAACAACG ATTGGGAATCACAAAGGAATACTGAGCCAGCCAAAGAGACTCCGAGTCAGGCTGTTAAAGCTGAAGCAAGTACAGCCAGCAGCACAGCCAGTGAGGCCTTCACACAGCCTGTCGCTATGATGCCCATGCAG attccaGTGCCACAGGCAGTCCCTGCTGTTGGCCTCGTTCCTCCGTCCTTCCCTGTCACCATGGCAATGCCCCCACCAGGCTTCGGTCCCCCTCCACCTTTTCTAAGGGCAGGGTTTAATGCCTCCCAGCCTCCCCCAG GTTTCATGGCCACACCAGGAGTAGGGCCGTCAGCAGTGGGGGCAGTCACCAGTCTTGCTTCAGCTCAGAACT CTTTAGTACAGCCTGCAATGCCAAGCACTCAAGACAGCAGCAAGGATTCTCCGTTTGGTGCCATGATGCCTCCCACCGGTACTATTCCTGGGAGCTTTATTCCATCAGCAATGCCTGGGGCGCAAGTCTTTAACCCTGTCGGAGCACAGCATCAGCAGAGCAGCACAGACAAAACACCTCAGTCTGCAGACGCTATGGAGGCATCTTCTGAAATAACACTTCAGG GAATGCAGAACGCAGTGCGCAGTGGAATGGGTCTGTTGGGTATGCACCCTTCTGCATCTCTGACACATCCTCTCGCTGGGCAAAGGATGACAGGACTGCTTCCATTGGAACTTCGTCCAAACCTGCTCCAGGGGCCTGGCGGCCGCTTCCCCCTGCTCATGCAGCCAGGCCTTGCTCATCAGACCAACAATGTCCTGGATGCTTCGCTTCAAGCCCAAGCCCGTCTTCGGGCTCCGTTTTCTCAAATGGAGCAGTTCAATCGTACAGAGGGTACTTTTATGAGGGCACCCAATCCCTCACCTGCTGTAAATGACAGTCTGATCAAGCCTAATAATGAGGTGCCACCCAGATCTGATGTAGTCACGCAACAAGAGGGAGATCAGGATTATCGCTTTCCACCACCAGAGAAGCAAAGTACAGGGTTGCTGAAAACTCCTCCGCTGGAGATGCGAACAGAACCTGCGCCCGCCAGACCACCTCTGCTAGAAAGACCTCCGAGAGCAGTCCTGCAACCCGAGGGTCGAGAGGGTAGGAGAGAAAATATGTCTGGCGGTTTCAGAGCAGAAAGTCGTTGGGGTCCACCCAGGGGGGACTTTGATGAGCGAGACATGAGGGGGGGGATGTCTGGTGGTTCAGCGAAGGGTTTCCAGGAAGAGCGTTCGAATAATAACTTTCAGAATCGATTTGAGGGCCGCAGCGGAGGTTCATCAGGACCTGCCTGGAATCGTGGAACTGGATCTTCTTTTAACGCCAACATGCACCAAGACTACGATGACCGCCGCAGACCTTGGGAAAGGCAGAAGGACCGGGATGACAGGGATGTGGACTTTAGGGGCGAAATAAACGGCAATCGTCATAGCCGGGAGCGCGACAGAGACCGCGAAAGGGAGAGGGACCGGAATCGAGAGCGCGAACGTGGCAGAGATCGGAATcgtgagagggagagagaacgAGAAAGGGAGAACGAGAAGGATAAAGAGCGGGATCGTTGGACTCCTCTTTCTACACAGTCTCAACCTCAACTGCTGCTTCCTCAAGCCAAGCCTCAACCGCTACTTCCTTTACCGACCCCCTTGCTTCCTCGGCCTCCAGCACAAGAACCGGTGCAAATGAACTCACAGTCTCCACCGGTCCCCCAGCCTGATCCGCAACCCCAAGTGACGGAACCAGCCGCAGAACCACAAGCCGAGATCAAACCAGAGCCGCAGTCTCTCAGCCCACCTGAAGAGATGGCAAGTAGTCAAGAGGACGTTGCTGCTTCATGCGTCAACGGAATGGAGACCGATTCCAAACCTCAGTCGGAACATGCATCCCAGACTGCTACAGAGCCCTCTCGTAGCCCCTCTCCATCTCTGACCTCCACTCCCGCCTGCTTCGAGAACGAGCCCCCGGAAAGAGAGAACCCCCCAGAAATGTCTGTTTCCGCATCTGTGGACACAGACACTGAAAAGACTGGGCCAAAGGTGAACGCTGAGACTGAACCTGAGCTTGAGAAAAGTGACACTGAGGAAACATAA